A part of Aquibium oceanicum genomic DNA contains:
- the rpsL gene encoding 30S ribosomal protein S12, with product MPTVNQLIRKPRIAPVKRNKVPAMQANPQKRGVCTRVYTTTPKKPNSALRKVAKIRLVNGFEVIGYIPGEGHNLQEHSVVMIRGGRVKDLPGVRYHIIRGVLDTQGVKNRKQRRSKYGAKRPK from the coding sequence ATGCCTACCGTAAACCAGCTGATCCGCAAGCCGCGCATAGCGCCGGTGAAGCGCAACAAGGTCCCGGCCATGCAGGCCAACCCGCAGAAGCGGGGCGTCTGCACGCGCGTCTATACGACGACGCCGAAGAAGCCGAACTCCGCGCTCCGCAAGGTCGCCAAGATTCGCCTCGTCAACGGCTTCGAAGTGATCGGCTACATCCCCGGCGAGGGCCACAACCTCCAGGAACACTCGGTCGTCATGATCCGCGGCGGTCGCGTGAAGGACCTTCCGGGTGTTCGCTACCACATCATCCGCGGCGTGCTCGACACGCAGGGCGTGAAGAACCGCAAGCAGCGCCGTTCGAAGTACGGCGCGAAGCGTCCGAAGTGA
- a CDS encoding transcriptional regulator, with amino-acid sequence MNDNEMRPVTIITGRVWRNKGDDSQGVHVLLVAPDDDTAVRTALEALAREGYAEAELDQIGDMDGVPDDEPHLSAFQGAIEGAVSIVTFDEAF; translated from the coding sequence ATGAACGACAATGAAATGCGTCCCGTCACCATCATCACCGGCCGCGTGTGGCGCAACAAGGGTGACGATTCGCAAGGGGTGCACGTGCTCCTGGTCGCGCCCGACGACGACACGGCGGTCCGCACCGCGCTGGAGGCACTCGCCCGCGAAGGCTACGCCGAGGCGGAACTGGACCAGATCGGAGACATGGACGGGGTCCCCGACGACGAACCGCATCTCTCCGCCTTCCAGGGTGCCATCGAAGGTGCCGTCTCGATCGTGACCTTCGACGAGGCGTTCTGA
- the rpoC gene encoding DNA-directed RNA polymerase subunit beta', translating into MNQEVMNLFNAQVPAQTFDSIRISLASPDKILSWSFGEIKKPETINYRTFKPERDGLFCARIFGPIKDYECLCGKYKRMKYKGIICEKCGVEVTLSRVRRERMGHIELAAPVAHIWFLKSLPSRIGTLLDMTLKDIERVLYFENYIVTEPGLTDLKQHQLLSEEEYMTAVDNFGEDSFTAMIGAEAIHELLAGMDLEKIAVDLRDELATTTSDLKQKKLLKRLKVVENFMESGNRPEWMIMKIIPVIPPDLRPLVPLDGGRFATSDLNDLYRRVINRNNRLKRLIELRAPGIIIRNEKRMLQEAVDALFDNGRRGRVITGANKRPLKSLSDMLKGKQGRFRQNLLGKRVDYSGRSVIVTGPELKLHQCGLPKKMALELFKPFIYARLDAKGYSSTVKQAKKLVEKEKPEVWDILDEVIREHPVLLNRAPTLHRLGIQAFEPTLIEGKAIQLHPLVCTAFNADFDGDQMAVHVPLSLEAQLEARVLMMSTNNILHPANGAPIIVPSQDMVLGLYYLSIVNQNEPGEGMVFADMGELHHALETKAVTLHTKIKGRFKSVDADGKPTSAIHETTPGRMIIGELLPKNVNVPFDICNQEMTKKNISRMIDTVYRHCGQKETVIFCDRIMQLGFGHACRAGISFGKDDMLIPDAKLKLVADTEALAKEYEQQYNDGLITQGEKYNKVVDAWAKCSEKVAEEMMARIKAVEFEDNGRQKPMNSIYMMSHSGARGSPTQMRQLAGMRGLMAKPSGEIIETPIISNFKEGLTVLEYFNSTHGARKGLADTALKTANSGYLTRRLVDVAQDCIVNAVDCGTEKGLTMQPIVDAGQVVASLGQRVLGRTALDDINHPVSGDLIVKAGTLMDERDVEAIEKAGIQSIRIRSALTCEVKVGVCAVCYGRDLARGTPVNQGEAVGVIAAQSIGEPGTQLTMRTFHMGGTAQVVDSSFLEASYEGTVAIRNRNVVRNSDGHLVVMGRNMAVIILDEGGKERAVHRVAYGSRIFVDDGDKVKRGQRVAEWDPYTRPILTEIEGRVEFEDLVDGLSVQETTDESTGITKREVIDWRSTPRGSDLKPAITIMDAKGKVGKLAKGGDARFQLSVEAVLSVEPGSQVKPGDVVARIPMESAKTKDITGGLPRVAELFEARRPKDHAIIAEIDGTVRFGRDYKNKRRIVIEPHEEGAEPVEYLIPKGKPFHLQDGDAIEKGDYILDGNPAPHDILAIKGVEALASYLVNEIQEVYRLQGVLINDKHIEVIVRQMLQKVEITEQGDSVYIPGDHVDVIEFDEINERLVEEGKKPASGQPVLLGITKASLQTPSFISAASFQETTRVLTEAAVAGKTDTLQGLKENVIVGRLIPAGTGGTMSQIRRIAKARDELILDERRKTSGVEMAEPMLADMTSSAAE; encoded by the coding sequence ATGAACCAAGAGGTCATGAATCTCTTCAATGCGCAGGTTCCGGCGCAGACCTTTGATTCCATTCGGATATCGCTCGCGAGCCCGGACAAGATCCTGTCCTGGTCGTTCGGCGAGATCAAGAAGCCCGAGACGATCAACTACCGCACGTTTAAGCCCGAACGCGACGGCCTCTTCTGCGCGCGCATCTTCGGTCCGATCAAGGACTACGAGTGCCTGTGCGGCAAGTACAAGCGCATGAAGTACAAGGGCATCATCTGCGAGAAGTGCGGCGTGGAAGTCACCCTGTCGCGCGTCCGCCGCGAGCGCATGGGCCACATCGAACTGGCCGCGCCCGTCGCCCACATCTGGTTCCTGAAGTCGCTGCCCTCGCGCATCGGCACGCTGCTCGACATGACCCTGAAGGACATCGAGCGCGTCCTCTACTTCGAGAACTACATCGTCACGGAACCCGGCCTGACGGACCTGAAGCAGCATCAGCTTCTGTCCGAGGAAGAGTACATGACGGCCGTCGACAATTTCGGCGAGGACAGCTTTACCGCCATGATCGGCGCGGAGGCGATCCACGAGCTTCTGGCCGGCATGGACCTCGAGAAGATCGCGGTCGACCTGCGCGATGAACTCGCTACCACTACGTCCGACCTCAAGCAGAAGAAGCTTCTCAAGCGCCTCAAGGTAGTCGAGAACTTCATGGAGTCCGGCAATCGTCCGGAGTGGATGATCATGAAGATCATCCCGGTCATCCCGCCGGACCTGCGTCCGCTGGTTCCGCTCGACGGCGGCCGCTTCGCCACGTCGGACTTGAACGACCTCTACCGCCGCGTGATCAACCGTAACAACCGCCTCAAGCGGCTGATCGAGCTGCGGGCGCCCGGCATCATCATCCGCAACGAGAAGCGCATGCTTCAGGAAGCGGTCGACGCCCTGTTCGACAACGGCCGCCGCGGCCGCGTCATCACCGGCGCCAACAAGCGTCCGCTGAAGTCGCTCTCCGACATGCTGAAAGGCAAGCAGGGCCGGTTCCGCCAGAACCTGCTCGGCAAGCGCGTCGACTATTCCGGGCGTTCGGTCATCGTGACCGGTCCCGAGCTCAAGCTGCACCAGTGCGGCCTGCCCAAGAAGATGGCGCTGGAGCTGTTCAAGCCGTTCATCTACGCGCGGCTCGACGCCAAGGGCTATTCGTCCACGGTCAAGCAGGCCAAGAAGCTGGTCGAGAAGGAAAAGCCGGAAGTCTGGGACATCCTGGACGAGGTCATCCGCGAGCATCCGGTTCTGCTGAACCGCGCGCCGACGCTGCACCGCCTGGGCATCCAGGCCTTCGAGCCCACCCTCATCGAGGGCAAGGCGATCCAGCTTCACCCGCTGGTCTGCACGGCCTTCAACGCCGACTTCGACGGCGACCAGATGGCGGTGCACGTGCCGCTGTCGCTTGAGGCTCAGCTCGAAGCCCGCGTCCTGATGATGTCGACCAACAACATCCTGCATCCCGCGAACGGCGCGCCGATCATCGTGCCGTCGCAGGACATGGTGCTGGGTCTCTACTACCTGTCGATCGTCAACCAGAACGAGCCGGGCGAGGGGATGGTGTTCGCCGACATGGGCGAGCTGCACCACGCACTCGAAACCAAGGCGGTGACGCTGCACACCAAGATCAAGGGCCGCTTCAAATCGGTCGACGCGGACGGCAAGCCGACCTCGGCGATCCACGAGACGACCCCGGGTCGCATGATCATCGGCGAACTCCTGCCGAAGAACGTCAATGTTCCCTTCGACATCTGCAACCAGGAGATGACGAAGAAGAACATCTCGCGCATGATCGACACCGTCTACCGTCACTGCGGCCAGAAGGAGACGGTCATTTTCTGCGACCGCATCATGCAGCTCGGCTTCGGCCATGCGTGCCGCGCCGGCATCTCGTTCGGCAAGGACGACATGCTGATCCCGGACGCCAAGCTCAAGCTGGTCGCCGACACCGAGGCGCTCGCCAAGGAATACGAGCAGCAGTACAATGACGGCCTGATCACCCAGGGTGAGAAGTACAACAAGGTGGTCGACGCCTGGGCCAAGTGCTCGGAGAAGGTCGCCGAGGAGATGATGGCCCGCATCAAGGCGGTCGAGTTCGAGGACAATGGCCGCCAGAAGCCGATGAACTCGATCTACATGATGTCGCACTCGGGCGCCCGCGGGTCTCCGACCCAGATGCGCCAGCTCGCCGGCATGCGCGGCCTCATGGCCAAGCCGTCGGGCGAGATCATCGAGACGCCGATCATCTCGAACTTCAAGGAAGGCCTCACCGTTCTGGAGTACTTCAACTCCACCCACGGCGCCCGCAAGGGCCTGGCCGACACCGCCTTGAAGACGGCGAACTCGGGCTACCTGACGCGTCGTCTCGTCGACGTGGCGCAGGACTGCATCGTCAATGCGGTCGACTGCGGCACCGAGAAGGGCCTGACCATGCAGCCGATCGTGGATGCGGGACAGGTCGTGGCTTCGCTCGGCCAGCGTGTGCTGGGACGCACCGCGCTCGACGACATCAACCACCCGGTCTCCGGCGATCTGATCGTCAAGGCCGGCACTCTGATGGACGAGCGTGACGTCGAGGCGATCGAGAAGGCGGGCATCCAGTCGATCCGCATCCGCTCGGCACTCACCTGCGAGGTGAAGGTCGGCGTGTGCGCGGTCTGCTACGGCCGCGATCTGGCGCGCGGTACTCCCGTCAACCAGGGCGAGGCTGTCGGCGTCATCGCGGCGCAGTCGATCGGCGAGCCGGGCACGCAGCTCACCATGCGTACCTTCCACATGGGCGGCACCGCCCAGGTGGTGGACTCCTCCTTCCTGGAGGCGTCCTACGAGGGCACCGTGGCGATCCGCAACCGCAACGTGGTGCGCAACTCCGACGGCCACCTGGTCGTCATGGGGCGCAACATGGCGGTGATCATCCTCGACGAGGGCGGCAAGGAACGCGCGGTTCACCGCGTGGCCTACGGCTCGCGCATCTTCGTGGACGACGGCGACAAGGTGAAGCGCGGCCAGCGCGTCGCCGAGTGGGACCCGTACACCCGTCCGATCCTCACCGAGATCGAGGGTCGGGTCGAGTTCGAGGATCTCGTGGACGGCCTGTCCGTGCAGGAGACCACCGACGAGTCCACCGGCATCACCAAGCGCGAGGTCATCGACTGGCGTTCGACCCCGCGCGGGTCGGACCTCAAGCCGGCGATCACGATCATGGATGCCAAGGGCAAGGTCGGCAAGCTGGCCAAGGGCGGCGACGCCCGCTTCCAGCTCTCGGTCGAGGCGGTGCTTTCGGTCGAGCCGGGCTCGCAGGTCAAGCCGGGCGATGTGGTGGCGCGTATTCCGATGGAAAGCGCGAAGACGAAGGACATCACCGGCGGTCTGCCGCGGGTGGCCGAACTCTTCGAGGCACGCCGTCCCAAGGACCACGCCATCATCGCCGAGATCGACGGCACGGTGCGTTTCGGGCGCGACTACAAGAACAAGCGCCGCATCGTCATCGAGCCGCACGAGGAGGGCGCCGAGCCGGTCGAGTACCTGATCCCGAAGGGCAAGCCGTTCCATCTCCAGGACGGCGACGCCATCGAGAAGGGCGACTACATCCTCGACGGCAACCCGGCGCCGCACGACATCCTGGCCATCAAGGGCGTGGAGGCGCTTGCGTCCTACCTCGTCAACGAGATCCAGGAGGTCTACCGGCTTCAGGGCGTTCTGATCAACGACAAGCACATCGAGGTCATCGTTCGCCAGATGCTGCAGAAGGTCGAGATCACGGAGCAGGGCGACTCGGTCTACATCCCGGGCGACCATGTCGACGTCATCGAGTTCGACGAGATCAACGAGCGTCTCGTCGAGGAAGGAAAGAAGCCTGCGTCCGGCCAGCCGGTGCTGCTCGGCATCACCAAGGCTTCGCTGCAGACGCCGTCCTTCATCTCGGCTGCCTCCTTCCAGGAGACGACCAGGGTGCTGACCGAGGCGGCGGTTGCCGGCAAGACCGACACGCTGCAGGGTCTGAAGGAGAACGTCATCGTCGGACGCCTGATCCCGGCGGGCACGGGCGGCACGATGAGCCAGATCCGCCGCATCGCCAAGGCGCGCGACGAGCTCATCCTCGACGAACGGCGCAAGACGTCGGGCGTGGAGATGGCCGAGCCGATGCTGGCCGACATGACCAGCAGCGCCGCGGAATAG
- the rpoB gene encoding DNA-directed RNA polymerase subunit beta, with product MAQTHTFNGRRRVRKFFGKIPEVAEMPNLIEVQKASYDQFLMVEEPKGGRADEGLQAVFKSVFPISDFSGASMLEFVKYEFEAPKFDVDECRQRDLTYAAPLKVTLRLIVFDIDEDTGAKSIKDIKEQDVYMGDMPLMTSNGTFIVNGTERVIVSQMHRSPGVFFDHDKGKSHSSGKLLFAARVIPYRGSWLDIEFDSKDVVHARIDRRRKIPATSLLMALGMDGEEILDTFYNNLTYEKDGDNWRAPFSPDRFRGRKAVAELVNADTGEVLVEAGKKITARQARQLVEKGVKFIRATEDDIYGSYLARDVVNPETGEIYLEAGDELDEKTLKVLLDAGMTEIEVLDIDHVNVGGYIRNTLAIDKNESRQDALFDIYRVMRPGEPPTLDTAEAMFKSLFFDSERYDLSAVGRVKMNMRLELDCPDTVRVLRKEDILAVVKTLVELRDGKGEIDDIDNLGNRRVRSVGELMENQYRVGLLRMERAIKERMSSIEIDTVMPQDLINAKPAAAAVREFFGSSQLSQFMDQTNPLSEITHKRRLSALGPGGLTRERAGFEVRDVHVTHYGRICPIETPEGPNIGLINSLATFARVNKYGFIESPYRKIVDGKVTLDVVYLSAMEEAKHYVAQANAVLDAEGSFTEEFVICRHSGEVMMTPRENVDLMDVSPKQMVSVAAALIPFLENDDANRALMGSNMQRQAVPLVRAEAPYVGTGMEPVVARDSGAAIAARRTGIVDQVDATRIVIRATEDVDPGKSGVDIYRLMKFQRSNQNTCINQRPLVRVGDRIEKGDIIADGPSTELGDLALGRNVLVAFMPWNGYNYEDSILLSERIVSDDVFTSIHIEEFEVMARDTKLGPEEITRDIPNVSEEALKNLDEAGIVYIGAEVQPGDILVGKITPKGESPMTPEEKLLRAIFGEKASDVRDTSMRMPPGTFGTIVEVRVFNRHGVEKDERAMQIEREEIERLAKDRDDEQAILDRNVYSRLVDMLKGKDAIAGPKGFKKGTSLSKEILDEYPRSQWWQFAVEDEKLQSEIEALRAQYDDSKKALEQRFMDKVEKVQRGDEMPPGVMKMVKVFVAVKRKIQPGDKMAGRHGNKGVVSRIVPVEDMPFLEDGTHADIVLNPLGVPSRMNVGQILETHLGWACAGMGRKIGDLVEAYRAGGEIQPLRDTLEQLIPDNDRNEPVRRYDDESVVRLADQMKRGVSIATPVFDGAHEADINEMLEQAGLHTSGQSVLYDGRTGEPFDRKVTMGYIYMLKLHHLVDDKIHARSIGPYSLVTQQPLGGKAQFGGQRFGEMEVWALEAYGAAYTLQEMLTVKSDDVAGRTKVYEAIVRGDDTFEAGIPESFNVLVKEMRSLGLSVELENSRLDEQPARLPDAAE from the coding sequence ATGGCCCAGACCCACACGTTCAATGGTCGCAGGCGCGTACGCAAGTTCTTCGGGAAAATACCGGAAGTTGCGGAAATGCCGAACCTCATCGAGGTTCAGAAAGCATCCTACGACCAGTTTCTCATGGTTGAGGAGCCGAAGGGCGGCCGGGCGGACGAGGGTCTGCAGGCCGTTTTCAAGTCCGTGTTCCCGATCTCCGACTTCTCCGGAGCCTCGATGCTGGAATTCGTCAAGTACGAGTTCGAGGCCCCGAAGTTCGACGTCGACGAGTGCCGCCAGCGCGACCTGACCTACGCCGCGCCGCTGAAGGTGACGCTGCGCCTCATCGTGTTCGATATCGACGAAGACACCGGCGCCAAGTCGATCAAGGACATCAAGGAGCAGGACGTCTACATGGGCGACATGCCGCTCATGACATCGAACGGCACCTTCATCGTCAATGGTACCGAGCGCGTGATCGTGTCGCAGATGCACCGTTCGCCGGGCGTCTTCTTCGATCACGACAAGGGCAAGTCGCACTCCTCGGGCAAGCTGCTGTTCGCCGCGCGCGTCATTCCCTACCGCGGCTCCTGGCTCGACATCGAGTTCGATTCCAAGGACGTCGTGCACGCCCGCATCGACCGCCGCCGCAAGATCCCGGCGACGTCGCTGCTGATGGCGCTCGGGATGGACGGCGAGGAGATCCTCGACACGTTCTACAACAATCTCACCTACGAGAAGGACGGCGACAACTGGCGCGCGCCGTTCTCGCCCGACCGCTTCCGAGGTCGCAAGGCCGTGGCGGAACTGGTCAATGCCGACACCGGCGAAGTGCTTGTCGAGGCCGGAAAGAAAATCACCGCGCGCCAGGCGCGGCAGCTGGTCGAGAAGGGCGTGAAGTTCATCCGCGCCACCGAGGACGACATCTACGGCAGCTACCTCGCGCGGGACGTCGTCAATCCCGAGACGGGCGAGATCTATCTCGAGGCCGGCGACGAACTCGACGAGAAGACGCTGAAGGTTCTGCTCGACGCCGGCATGACCGAGATCGAGGTGCTCGACATCGACCACGTCAACGTGGGCGGCTACATCCGCAACACGCTGGCGATCGACAAGAACGAGAGCCGCCAGGACGCGCTGTTCGACATCTACCGTGTCATGCGCCCGGGTGAGCCGCCGACGCTCGACACGGCCGAAGCCATGTTCAAGTCGCTGTTCTTCGATTCGGAGCGCTACGATCTCTCGGCCGTCGGCCGCGTGAAGATGAACATGCGCCTTGAACTCGACTGCCCGGACACCGTGCGCGTGCTGCGCAAGGAGGACATCCTGGCGGTGGTGAAGACGCTGGTCGAACTCCGCGACGGCAAGGGCGAAATCGACGACATCGACAATCTCGGCAACCGCCGGGTGCGTTCGGTCGGCGAGCTCATGGAGAACCAGTACCGCGTCGGTCTCCTGCGCATGGAGCGCGCGATCAAGGAACGCATGTCCTCGATCGAGATCGACACCGTGATGCCGCAGGACCTGATCAACGCCAAGCCGGCGGCCGCCGCCGTGCGCGAGTTCTTCGGCTCCTCGCAGCTGTCGCAGTTCATGGATCAGACCAACCCGCTGTCGGAGATCACCCACAAGCGCCGCCTGTCTGCGCTCGGCCCCGGCGGTCTGACCCGCGAGCGCGCCGGCTTCGAAGTGCGCGACGTCCACGTCACGCACTACGGCCGCATCTGCCCGATCGAGACGCCGGAAGGTCCGAACATCGGCTTGATCAACTCGCTCGCCACCTTCGCCCGGGTCAACAAGTACGGCTTCATCGAGAGCCCGTACCGCAAGATCGTCGACGGCAAGGTGACGCTGGACGTTGTCTACCTGTCGGCGATGGAAGAGGCCAAGCACTACGTCGCACAGGCGAACGCAGTGCTCGACGCCGAAGGCTCCTTCACCGAGGAATTCGTCATCTGCCGCCACTCTGGCGAGGTGATGATGACTCCGCGCGAGAACGTCGACCTGATGGACGTGTCACCCAAGCAGATGGTCTCCGTCGCCGCGGCGCTGATCCCGTTCCTCGAGAACGACGACGCCAACCGCGCGCTGATGGGTTCCAACATGCAGCGTCAGGCCGTGCCGCTGGTACGCGCCGAGGCTCCCTATGTAGGCACCGGCATGGAGCCGGTGGTGGCGCGCGATTCGGGCGCCGCGATCGCGGCGCGCCGCACCGGCATCGTCGACCAGGTGGACGCGACCCGTATCGTCATCCGCGCGACCGAGGACGTCGATCCGGGCAAGTCCGGCGTCGACATCTACCGGCTGATGAAGTTCCAGCGCTCGAACCAGAACACCTGCATCAACCAGCGTCCGCTGGTGCGCGTGGGCGACCGGATCGAGAAGGGCGACATCATCGCGGACGGCCCGTCGACGGAACTCGGCGATCTGGCGCTCGGCCGCAACGTGCTCGTCGCGTTCATGCCGTGGAACGGCTACAACTACGAGGATTCGATCCTGCTTTCCGAGCGCATCGTGTCCGATGACGTCTTCACCTCGATCCACATCGAGGAGTTCGAGGTCATGGCGCGCGACACCAAGCTCGGACCGGAGGAGATCACGCGTGACATTCCGAACGTGTCGGAAGAGGCGCTGAAGAACCTCGACGAGGCGGGCATCGTCTACATCGGCGCCGAGGTGCAGCCGGGCGACATCCTGGTCGGCAAGATCACGCCGAAGGGCGAAAGCCCGATGACGCCGGAGGAAAAGCTCCTGCGCGCCATCTTCGGCGAGAAGGCGTCGGACGTTCGCGACACCTCCATGCGCATGCCCCCCGGGACCTTCGGCACGATCGTCGAGGTGCGCGTGTTCAACCGCCACGGCGTCGAGAAGGACGAGCGCGCGATGCAGATCGAGCGCGAGGAAATCGAGCGTCTGGCCAAGGACCGCGACGACGAGCAGGCGATCCTGGACCGCAACGTCTATTCGCGTCTGGTCGACATGCTGAAGGGCAAGGATGCCATCGCGGGGCCGAAGGGCTTCAAGAAGGGCACCTCGCTGTCGAAGGAGATACTCGACGAGTATCCCCGTTCGCAGTGGTGGCAGTTCGCCGTCGAGGACGAGAAGCTGCAGAGCGAGATCGAAGCGCTCCGCGCCCAATACGACGATTCCAAGAAGGCGCTCGAGCAGCGCTTCATGGACAAGGTCGAGAAGGTGCAGCGCGGCGACGAGATGCCCCCCGGCGTCATGAAGATGGTCAAGGTCTTCGTCGCGGTGAAGCGCAAGATCCAGCCCGGCGACAAGATGGCCGGCCGTCACGGCAACAAGGGTGTCGTGTCGCGGATCGTGCCGGTGGAGGACATGCCGTTCCTGGAAGACGGGACGCATGCCGACATCGTGCTCAATCCGCTCGGCGTGCCGTCGCGCATGAACGTGGGCCAGATCCTCGAGACGCATCTGGGCTGGGCCTGCGCGGGCATGGGCCGCAAGATCGGCGATCTGGTCGAGGCCTACAGGGCGGGCGGCGAGATCCAGCCGCTGCGCGACACGCTCGAGCAGCTGATCCCGGACAACGACCGCAACGAACCGGTGCGGCGCTACGACGACGAGAGCGTGGTCAGGCTCGCCGACCAGATGAAGCGGGGCGTCTCCATCGCCACGCCGGTCTTCGACGGCGCGCACGAGGCCGACATCAACGAGATGCTGGAGCAGGCGGGCCTGCACACCAGCGGACAGTCGGTGCTCTACGACGGACGCACGGGCGAACCGTTCGATCGCAAGGTGACGATGGGCTACATATATATGCTCAAGCTGCACCACCTTGTGGACGACAAGATTCACGCGCGTTCGATCGGACCGTACTCGCTCGTCACCCAGCAGCCGCTGGGCGGCAAGGCGCAGTTCGGCGGCCAGCGCTTCGGCGAGATGGAGGTCTGGGCGCTTGAGGCATACGGCGCGGCCTACACGCTGCAGGAGATGCTGACGGTGAAGTCGGACGACGTGGCCGGCCGCACCAAGGTCTACGAGGCGATCGTGCGCGGCGACGACACGTTCGAGGCGGGCATTCCCGAGAGCTTCAACGTTCTCGTCAAGGAAATGCGCTCGCTGGGCCTCAGCGTGGAACTGGAGAACAGCCGCCTGGACGAGCAGCCGGCAAGGCTGCCGGACGCGGCCGAGTAG
- the rplL gene encoding 50S ribosomal protein L7/L12: MADLAKIVEDLSSLTVLEAAELSKMLEEKWGVSAAAPVAAVAAGGGAAAAAPVEEKTEFDVVLADAGAQKINVIKEVRAITGLGLKEAKDLVEAAPKAVKEGVNKADADKIKDQLEKAGAKVELK; the protein is encoded by the coding sequence ATGGCTGATCTCGCCAAAATCGTTGAAGACCTGTCGAGCCTGACCGTCCTCGAGGCGGCTGAGCTCTCGAAGATGCTCGAAGAGAAGTGGGGCGTTTCCGCTGCCGCTCCGGTCGCGGCCGTGGCCGCCGGCGGCGGTGCCGCTGCTGCCGCTCCCGTCGAGGAGAAGACCGAGTTCGACGTCGTGCTCGCCGATGCGGGCGCACAGAAGATCAACGTCATCAAGGAAGTCCGCGCCATCACCGGCCTGGGCCTCAAGGAAGCCAAGGACCTCGTCGAGGCCGCTCCGAAGGCGGTCAAGGAAGGCGTCAACAAGGCCGATGCAGACAAGATCAAGGACCAGCTCGAGAAGGCTGGCGCCAAGGTCGAACTGAAGTAG
- the rplJ gene encoding 50S ribosomal protein L10, whose amino-acid sequence MDRAEKREFVTDLHGVFNTSGSVVVAHYAGITVAQMNDLRTKMRAAGGTVKVAKNRLAKIALQGTESEGMQALFTGQTLIAYSEDPVVAPKVASEFAKGNDKLVILGGAMGATGLDAEGVKALATLPSLDELRAKLVGMISTPATRIAQVVNAPAAQLARVFGAYARKDEAA is encoded by the coding sequence GTGGACAGAGCGGAAAAGCGCGAATTCGTCACGGACCTGCACGGGGTGTTCAACACCTCGGGTTCGGTCGTCGTGGCCCACTATGCCGGTATCACCGTTGCGCAAATGAACGATCTTCGTACGAAGATGCGCGCAGCCGGCGGTACCGTAAAAGTCGCGAAGAACCGTCTCGCCAAGATCGCTCTTCAGGGCACGGAATCGGAAGGCATGCAGGCCCTGTTCACTGGACAGACCCTGATTGCGTATTCCGAGGATCCGGTTGTGGCGCCGAAGGTCGCGTCCGAATTCGCCAAGGGGAATGACAAGCTCGTCATTCTCGGCGGCGCAATGGGTGCGACCGGACTCGACGCCGAAGGTGTGAAGGCGCTTGCGACGTTGCCGTCGCTCGATGAGCTTCGCGCCAAGCTGGTGGGGATGATCTCCACGCCGGCAACCCGGATCGCCCAGGTCGTCAACGCGCCGGCAGCCCAGTTGGCCCGCGTGTTCGGCGCCTATGCCCGGAAGGACGAGGCGGCATGA
- the rplA gene encoding 50S ribosomal protein L1: MAKTAKRVVKSREGLDPNKSYDLAEAVKMLKERATAKFDETIEIAMNLGVDPRHADQMVRGVVNLPNGTGRTVRVAVFARGAKAEEATKAGADIVGAEDLVETVQKGEINFDRCIATPDMMPLVGRLGKVLGPRGMMPNPKVGTVTMDIASAVKASKGGAVEFRVEKAGIVHGGVGKASFDLDKLVENVRAFADAVVKAKPAGAKGNYVKKVAVSSTMGPGLKIDPSTLTVAS; this comes from the coding sequence ATGGCAAAGACAGCAAAACGAGTCGTCAAGTCCCGCGAGGGCCTCGATCCCAACAAGTCCTACGACCTCGCAGAGGCCGTGAAGATGCTCAAGGAGCGGGCCACCGCCAAGTTCGACGAGACCATCGAGATTGCGATGAACCTCGGCGTCGATCCGCGCCATGCGGACCAGATGGTGCGCGGCGTTGTGAACCTGCCCAACGGCACTGGCCGCACGGTGCGCGTGGCGGTGTTTGCGCGCGGCGCCAAGGCCGAGGAAGCGACCAAGGCCGGTGCCGACATCGTCGGCGCGGAAGACCTGGTCGAGACCGTGCAGAAGGGCGAGATCAACTTCGACCGCTGCATCGCCACGCCGGACATGATGCCGCTGGTCGGCCGTCTCGGCAAGGTGCTCGGCCCGCGCGGCATGATGCCGAACCCGAAGGTCGGCACCGTGACGATGGACATCGCCTCGGCCGTCAAAGCCTCCAAGGGCGGCGCCGTCGAGTTCCGCGTCGAGAAGGCCGGCATCGTGCATGGCGGCGTCGGCAAGGCCTCCTTCGATCTCGACAAACTGGTCGAGAACGTGCGCGCTTTCGCCGATGCGGTCGTCAAGGCGAAGCCCGCCGGTGCGAAGGGCAACTACGTCAAGAAGGTCGCGGTGTCCTCCACGATGGGCCCCGGCCTCAAGATCGATCCGTCGACGCTGACCGTAGCGTCCTGA